One Nonomuraea angiospora DNA segment encodes these proteins:
- a CDS encoding glycosyltransferase, whose amino-acid sequence MKVLVNAGPWLAVPPPGYGGIENVVATLVPALRERGVEVVLASVGSSTLEVDELISVYDDGQFTELQKPYNQVMGIAHAHQARVAAELRARGDIDLVHDHVEVVGPAVLSAFGGPPVLHTLHWDLRKHPAFYGAFPPSIAVNGVSESQLARAPDALRAASLGAVYLASPLADRDVRVDRGEYLLVMGRICGLKGQHVAARICQKLGLPLVLAGPVSGRNTPAELDDVVQNPDHPLHSHPDVRYHLDQVSRYLDGDLVRWVGAVGGEARDQLYAKARAALFPIQWDEPGGTAVVEALALGVPPVGLRRGCLPEIIDHGRTGFLADSEEELAEWVLRVDEIDPEECRREARHRFSPSVMAERYLELYEAATAR is encoded by the coding sequence ATGAAAGTCCTGGTCAACGCGGGACCGTGGCTCGCGGTCCCGCCCCCCGGCTACGGCGGGATCGAGAACGTCGTGGCCACGCTGGTGCCCGCGCTGCGCGAGCGCGGCGTGGAGGTCGTCCTGGCCTCCGTCGGGTCCAGCACGCTCGAGGTGGACGAGCTGATCAGCGTGTACGACGACGGCCAGTTCACCGAGTTGCAGAAGCCGTACAACCAGGTCATGGGCATCGCGCACGCCCACCAGGCCAGGGTGGCGGCCGAGTTGCGCGCCCGCGGCGACATCGACCTCGTCCACGACCACGTCGAGGTGGTCGGGCCGGCGGTCCTGTCGGCGTTCGGCGGGCCGCCCGTCCTGCACACCCTGCACTGGGACCTGCGCAAGCATCCCGCGTTCTACGGCGCGTTCCCGCCGTCGATCGCGGTCAACGGCGTCTCGGAGTCGCAGCTCGCCCGCGCCCCCGACGCCCTGCGGGCGGCCTCGCTCGGGGCCGTCTACCTGGCCAGCCCGCTCGCCGACCGCGACGTGCGGGTCGATCGGGGCGAATACCTGCTGGTCATGGGCCGCATCTGCGGGCTCAAGGGCCAGCACGTGGCGGCCAGGATCTGCCAGAAGCTGGGGCTCCCGCTGGTTCTGGCGGGGCCGGTCAGCGGCCGGAACACCCCCGCCGAGCTGGACGACGTGGTCCAGAACCCCGACCACCCGCTGCACAGCCACCCCGACGTCCGCTACCACCTCGACCAGGTGTCCCGTTACCTCGACGGGGACCTGGTCAGGTGGGTCGGCGCCGTGGGCGGCGAGGCCAGGGACCAGCTCTACGCCAAGGCCAGGGCCGCGCTCTTCCCCATCCAGTGGGACGAGCCCGGCGGCACGGCCGTCGTCGAGGCACTCGCGCTCGGGGTGCCGCCGGTCGGGCTGCGCCGGGGCTGCCTGCCCGAGATCATCGACCACGGCCGCACCGGCTTCCTGGCCGACTCCGAGGAGGAGCTGGCGGAGTGGGTGCTGCGGGTGGACGAGATCGACCCGGAGGAGTGCCGCAGAGAGGCCCGCCACCGGTTCTCGCCGTCCGTCATGGCGGAGCGCTACCTGGAGCTGTACGAGGCCGCCACGGCCCGCTGA
- a CDS encoding universal stress protein: MIGEHVIVGYTNAPGGRDALALAAAITRVTGGELTVATIYPPGSPGLAVEAQANLAHAAEQLGSIPAGYLTYESRGSGRGLSVLASRIRADLIVVGSADGGRHGRITIGATSNHLLHLSSEAVMLAPAQYVPVDGPERLTLAYVHRPQCDEAVERMAQAALRLGIPLRLITLDLRTDDPGKLRDDLALAVRLAWESTGMEAEAEVAEGHDVAAALEDVEWLPGELLVCAASEDAQPHRVFLGELAMKALRASPCPVIVLPRGFA, encoded by the coding sequence GTGATCGGAGAGCACGTGATCGTCGGCTACACCAACGCCCCGGGCGGGCGCGACGCCCTGGCCCTGGCCGCCGCGATCACCCGGGTCACCGGCGGAGAGCTCACGGTGGCCACGATCTACCCGCCGGGCAGCCCGGGGCTGGCGGTGGAGGCGCAGGCCAACCTGGCGCACGCCGCGGAGCAGCTCGGCTCGATCCCCGCCGGCTACCTCACCTACGAGAGCAGGGGCTCGGGACGCGGGCTGTCGGTGCTGGCCAGCCGCATCAGGGCCGACCTGATCGTGGTCGGCTCGGCCGACGGCGGCCGGCACGGCCGCATCACCATCGGCGCCACCTCCAACCACCTGCTCCACCTGTCGTCCGAGGCGGTCATGCTGGCGCCCGCCCAGTACGTCCCGGTCGACGGGCCCGAGCGCCTCACGCTGGCCTACGTCCACCGGCCGCAGTGCGACGAGGCGGTGGAGCGGATGGCGCAGGCGGCGCTGCGGCTGGGCATCCCGCTCCGGCTGATCACCCTCGACCTGCGCACGGACGATCCGGGCAAGCTCAGGGACGATCTCGCGCTGGCCGTGCGGCTGGCCTGGGAGAGCACCGGGATGGAGGCGGAGGCGGAGGTGGCCGAGGGGCACGACGTGGCCGCCGCGCTGGAGGACGTGGAGTGGCTGCCGGGCGAGCTGCTGGTCTGCGCGGCCAGCGAGGACGCGCAGCCGCACCGGGTGTTCCTGGGCGAGCTGGCCATGAAGGCGCTGCGGGCCTCGCCCTGCCCGGTCATCGTGCTCCCCCGCGGCTTCGCCTGA